Within Sorangiineae bacterium MSr11367, the genomic segment CGAGTGCCTCAAACTTGGCGCGCCAATGGACTCCCGGACGTAAGTATCCTTCGGGCGCCAGATCCAATGGCTTGTGTCGCCAGGCTGCAGTGTCCACACCTTGTCACTAACAATGGTGGAATCCTTTGCGATGATTGGATCGAAGGATTCCAATACGCCGTAATCCGTCTGAATCGTCGGATTGCCGAAGCGATCCATTTCCTGCGTCGTGCGCGTATGAACTGCGTTGGAGTGTGAGGCGATTGTGTCGTGTCCAAAAAGTGCCAATCCGTCGTCCGACACCAGATCCACGAAGTCCGTGGGACCACCGTCCGCAACGAAGTTCGCCGTGTTGAAGGTCCACGTGTCGCTCTGGCTGACGTAAAGCTGCCGCACCTTGCGGCCATCGACGCCATCGTAGAGCTTATTCATCTGGTACTGCTGATGGCTCGTCGACAAATGCACGCCATTCGCGTCCAGTCGATCGACCAAGACCGGGAGATTGCGCACGACCATGCTCGGATTGTCCACGGCGGGGGCGCATGGAATCTCTCGGCCCTGGTTCTGGCAGCTTCCAATCAAGTAACGCGTGTCCGTGATCACACGCTTGGGATCCGCCGCGTCACCTGACGTCGTGCGAACCTTGCGGAAACCGCGAAGCTGATGCTCCACGTAGTCGTAAACGGGCTCGTCGTACTCGTAACTGGTGACGTAGGGTCCGCCCGATTCTTTCGTCGCCCCAGCGGTAACCCTGATGTTCTTCACGCGATGAACTGCGCCGGGTACATTTGAAACGACCTCGTATCGCAGCCAAGTCGTCGCCCCGAGCCCATTGGTGATTGTGGCGAGCAACCCAGGGCGTGCTCCATTGTCGGGAGCGGTATCTATAAAATCTACGGGGGCGATATTTTGATATTGCTCCGAAGTTTGCGTCGTAACCTGCATTCTCACCAAGCCATTGAGAAGTTGGCTGGTGAAGTGGAGCTGCATCGGCTGATGGTACGCCTGCACGCCACCCGGAGTCGGATAGATGGTCGCCCAGTTGGGGATGTCGGGATCTCCGGGGCTCAGGTGGGCGACTGGATTCCACCGCCAGCCATCCCCCAAGAAAATATCGATGCCCGGATTTGGATCTGCCGCACCACCGTAGTTTGCGTTTCGCAGATCGACACGATCGGCAATACCGTCCGAGTTCAGATCTGCGATGAAGTTCGTGATGTTCCCTGGATAGGTGTCGGTGAGCCCGCCGTCGATCGGGCGAGCCGCCTCGTACGCACCGTTGCCGACCCCGAATTCGACGGTCCAGTGTTGATCAAAGATAGGGTGCTCTATATCTGGAACACGATTTTTCCAGCGAACTCGGATTCGGTCAGGGATCCCGTCACCATTGAAGTCTGCATCGTAATTTGCATCGTAGCGCTGAGGTTCGTGGACGTCAGAATCTCCGTCAGGAATACATTTGGCATTATCCAACTGACGAGAATACGGCACGATGTTGCCGGCGGCATCTCGCGTCGAAAAGAAGTAACAGTCCTGACTCTTAGCCTTCTTGCTATGGTCGAACTCCGATGCCTGAAGAATGATGGTCGAGCGATAATCCGGATTGCCGTCCGCATCGATGTCGACGGGAGCCGTCCGGTCCTCACGGATGTATCCCCGATCTTCGAGCGGTGGAGGCAAAGGAACGGGCCAAGCAGAGTTCGTCAGTGTTTGAACCGGCCCCCCGACAAAGCGAAACTCGTTGGTCGCGAAATCGAACTTCCACGAGTAGAACATATAGCGGCGAGCATCATCTCCCGTGCCCAACCACAGAAAATTCATTATGCCGTCGTTGTTCCAGCCGCCTTGCACGCCTCTATCCAAAATACGAGAGGGCGTCGCTCCGAGGTTGCCATTTTCCAAATGGACCGCGCCTCCTTGCTTGTACCGAGAAGGACCGCCCGGAAACCCATACTCGACGACGGGCTCGACTTGGAGTCCGTATGAATACACACTGGCGCTGTTCGTGCCGCCGACATCAATGAAGCCAATCTTCGTTTTTTCCGGATAGAACGAATGATCGAATCGCACCGTCTTGCCGTTCGCACTCGGATGCGTATCGAACGCCCCCACTCCCGTGTACGTCATCCCGGCGATGTCGCGCTCCTGGGTGGCACAGAGTCCCGATTCAGGGAGGTCATAATTGCCATCTTCGTAGGTGTTGGGGCACGCTCCAATGAGATGCACGCGCTTCAGCAGCCTCCGCGCTTGTTGCGCGTAGGTGCCCGGCGTGTAGTATTCCAAGGCGTAACGACGGACCAAATGGCGTGGGCCGCCCGAACCCGTGTAGTCGGCGCTCGAGACATCCACCCTTGCGAGGTGGTAGCCAGGGCGAGCGTGCCAGATGACTGCACCAGGGAACCTATCCTCGGCAACCCGATCGTAGTGGAGGCGGGTATGGTGCGCGAATTGGTCCGGCCCAATCGGCCCGGCGGCCGTCCCGGACGCGGCGCGCGGCGTGTCGAAGATGTCGACCAGGTAATTTCGATGATCGACACTGTCGTCGAACTTCCGCCACCGATAGACGACCACGTTCGCGTGGCCGTGGCTCCACAGCCTCGTTAAGTTCCAACGAAACACGGGGGCGGTTTGCGGGTCGCCACCGGGGCCAAGATCCACTCCGCCCAAATCGGCCGAATCATCTGTTGGCACGCCGAATTCGGCCACCACCCCGGACTTCTCGAAGGCGAAAAAGGTCCGGCCGTTCTTGGAGAGAAAATATCGCGTCCCGTTGTCGACGCGGGTACGGAAATAGCTACTGCCACTCTCGATGCTGTCGGGTAGCCGCTCACCGTCGAGGAGCCCAGAGCATTCTCCGACCGTACAAATTTTGACGAGCTCCGCCCCGTTCATGCGAAGGCGGTCACTATCATCGTACCGCGGCCCACCACCTCGATTCTCGCGCTCAATGCGCGGAACATTGAGGGACCATGAATAACCTACCTCGGTGTTTCCTCCTGAAGAACTGTAGGCAACACCGAGACTGGGCTGCGCTTGACCGCGCGCCCTAGGCAGATGAAACGTAATCGATGCACTCGACGCACCCGTTGATGGGTCGACGCTTGCCTGACCGGCGCTTCCCTCGGCCGAATCCACCGAGGTCGGGCCCTGAAAAGGAGGGTTACCGGACACACCACCTGCCGCTGGATCTGCAGCCAATGCGGCGCTGGTGCTCTGAGGTTCCGTCGCGTCGGACGCCTCTGAGTTTGCGGACCGCTCTTCGGCGAAGGCACGCAGGGGCATTGGCCCGAGGACGAGCATCGGAATCAATGCAAGGGAGATGAACGCCTTGAGGCTACGCTCCCAGGTGAAGGATCGGCGGGCTGCAGCCTTCGACGTTGCAAGGCGACGCGTCTTTTTCATCGGATTCTCACATCCAGAAGTATCGAAAATAGGAGCTGGCGCCCGTCCGCTCGTTCAGCGGCAGGCGCGGGAAAGTTGTGCTTCTGCGGCGCGGCACTGCGCAGCAAGTTTCTCGCGCGCCGCGTCGTCTTTGTCTTTTGAAGCCGTGACGAAGGTCTGGCGGGCCATCGCGGTTCGCTCGGACGCGACGGTCGATCCGGCAACGCTTGCACAGCGAGATAGGGCGTGAACATAGGAATCACACTCGGCGATACCCGTATTCTCGTCTGCGACTGATGAACTACACGCCGTGAGAAAGAACGCGACTCCCAGCAGCGCAATGGAGCGCGCGTGAGCCACAATGACTAAAAGATGCTGCATCGACCCCTCGAATGATGGAATTCCGCACATCAGGCCCGCTTTGGAATGACATCAACGGACCACCGGAGAAATAAGCGACGGGGAAGATAAGGCGCAGGTCGCGCGTTCGCTTCTGTCTCACGCGCCCAGAAGAGGGTCAACGGGAATTGCGGAGTGGTCACACAATTCCCGTGCGTCGGCAATGGCCCCGAGAAGTTGCTCGATTTCTTCGTCTGCGCGCGCGTTGTCAGCGAGTCACAGGTTCGGCCGTCGCCATGCGGCGGGTGCTCGGCGGATGACGCAGCACCTGCACGGCATGGAGAACGCCGTCCCACAGGCGGCGGCGTGCGACGAGCGCGTTTCGCGCGGCGGATTCCGCGCGGCGCCAGCGACTCGCGTCCGTGCCGCACAGATCGCACAGCAGGCGACGCGCCATCGGGCCGTGTTCCTGCTCGTCCAATTCGATGTGGCGTGCCAAATAGAGGCGCAGCGACTGGGCTTCGTGTGTCTCCAGCACGGAGGGGACGAGGCGTCGGAACATCGCGGGGACGAGGTCCTCGCGGCCGAGCAAGAAGGACGCGGCCACTTCCTCTACCTCGCCGGTCAACGCGAGGGTCAATGTCCCTTCGACGAAGGAACGAACCGTGGACGAAATGGCGACGCGGTCCAGCGCCTGCACGGGCGGCGTACCCTTCACGATCTCTTGGATGTAGCTTTCGACGGCGGCCGTGCGCGCCCCCACTTCGCGCATGGCCTCGACGTACAGCTCGAAGTGACTCATCGTGCGCCCGCCATCGAGCGTGTCACTCTCCTCGCCGAGCACGATCTCGTTGACGAGCCTCGCAGCGACGCGCGACCGCGGGGGTGCCCACGCAACCTCGACGCACGTGAGGCGCCGCTGCAGCGACTTGAGAAGCGCCATGAAGTCCCACACCGCGAAGACGTGCGCCTCCATGAAGCGCTGCAGGGCGGTGCGATCGCGCACGGCTTCGTAAATCGGATGCGATAGCAATGCGCGCCGCTCCTCCGACAAGGCTGCAATCAGGGTATCGTACGCGTCATCCGGCTCGGCCACGCCGGAGCGTATAGATGGGCGCCCGGCGCGGGGCAAGCGCATTCCCCCGAGGCGAGCGCCACCGCACGGTGATTATCGCGCCGCAGGCTCGGTCGTCACCATGAGTTCCCCCGGAAGCTCGCTGGCGCACGCGTCGAGCGCGGCCTGCACGGGGCCGCCATCCTCGCCGGCCCGATGATGAATGAACAAACGCGGCCCGTGACCGGCGTCGCCGGGGATGCGTGGCATGGCCTCGACGCTGTCGATCGGCTGCCCGGGCATCGCCTGCATGAAGCCACCATCGTCGATGCGTCGGGCCACGATCATGCGACGGCCGCCATCGCCCTTTGCCTCCGGAGGATCGGGCCAATCGGTGGCGCCGTGGGCACGCATGCACTGTGCATGCTTCACCATTTTCGCGTGGATCTGATCCCAGGCTGCGGCATCCCCCGCCGTAGCATCCACCGTGGTGAGGGTCTGTGTGGTCGAGGCGTTCGATTCCCCCGATGGGTCATTGGAGCCACCGGAGCCATTCGAACAACCGGCGAGGCCTGCCAAAGTGGCAAATGCGGCAAACGAAACGATACGAAGTTGCATGGGTTGGTCTCCTTTGCCTGGGACCGTACTTCGTCGAACCTTACGGGAAGCTGAGCGCCCCTGAGACTGTTCTCAGCCTGGATCTCGGGCTCTCAGCGAGCTTTCAGGTCGACACTGGCAAGATGGACGTTCCACCATGCGAATCCTCATCGTCGAAGACGAAACGCGGCTGGCCGATGCGCTGGCCACCGGCCTTCGCGCCGAGGGCTTCTCCGTCGAGGTCGCGCGCGATGGTGCCGACGGCCTCGAACGCGCGCGCGATGGCTCGTACGCCGCCATCGTGCTGGACCTTCTCTTGCCCGAGAAAAACGGATACGAAATTTGTGAAGCGCTCCGCGCGGAGCAGATCTGGACGCCCATCCTCATGCTCACCGCCAAAGACGGAGAGTACGACGAGGCCGAGGCCCTCGACACCGGCGCGGACGATTTTCTCTCGAAGCCGTTCTCCTACGTCGTCCTGGTGGCACGCTTGCGGGCGCTCATCCGCCGCGGCTCCGTGGCCCGCCCGGCCAAGCTCTCCGTCGGAGACCTGACGCTCGATCCGGCCACGCGCGAGGTTCGCCGCGGCAACGATCCCATCACGCTCACCCCGCGCGAGTTCGCGCTGGTGGAGGCGCTCATGCGGCGCGGCGGCCACGTCATCACGAAGCAGCAACTGCTGGCCGACGTGTGGGGCGAGGAGTTCGGTGGCGATCCCAACCTCGTCGAGGTGTACGTGCGCTACGTGCGGCGCAAGGTCGATGAGCCGTTCGGCCGGCGCACGCTGCAAACGGTGCGCGGGGTCGGCTACCGCATGGTGGCCGACCCGTGAAGGCGATGCCGGCGGCCAGCGTGCGCGTGCGGGTGACGTTTGCGGTCACCGCCCTGTTCGGGCTCGCGCTGGTGCTCGGGGCATGGCTCCTGGTGCGCGCCGTCGAGCAAACCGTGTTGCGCACCGTCGAACAACGGCAGACCGTGCACCTCGAAGCGTTGCGCGCGCAGGTGGAGCACGGCGTGCCGCTCGATGCCCTGCAGCTTCCGCCCGGCCCGCCGATCACGCAGTTCGAGGTTCGCACGCCGGCAACCGACTCGGCGCCCGCGCGCGTGCTGGGCGTCGGTCCTCGGTACTTCATTGCGCAGCGCAGACTGCCCGAGAATGACACGTCCACCACGCAACTGGCCACGATCTCGCCGCGCGAAGGGCGCTTGATGCTCGTGGCCACGAGCCCGCTCGACGACGTTCGAAACAGCGTCGATGCCTTGAAGCACGTGCTCTGGGCGGCCATCCCCGCGCTGGTCGTGGCCATCGCACTCGGGGCGTGGTGGGTGACCGGCCGAGCCCTTTCGCCCGTGCGCGTGATGACCCGGCGGGTCGCATCCATCACGGGCAGCACGCTGCACGAGCGCCTGCACGTCTCCTCCTCCGGCGACGAGATCGCGGAGCTCGCCCGGACGATGAACTCGATGCTCGACCGGCTCGAGCGCGCGGCGCAGAGGCAACGCGAGTTCGTCTCGGATGCCTCGCACGAGCTGCGCAGCCCCGTGGCGAGCATCCGCACGCAGCTGGAAGTCGCCCTCGCCCACCCCGATCCCGCGCGCTGGCCCGCCATCGCGCACGATGTGCTCGCGGAAGACGCCCGCATGGAGAAGCTCGTCGCCGATCTGCTGCTGCTCGCACGACTCGACGAATCGAATGCGGTGGCGCGCGACGAGGTCGATCTCGACGACCTCGTGCTGGAGCAGGCCACACGCACCTGGCGGCTGCCGGTGCAGGTGCACGGCGTTCAGGCCGCGCGCCTCACGGGGGACCGGCAGCAGCTCGCGTGCGTTGCGCGCAACCTCATCGAAAATGCCGTGCGCCATGCCAAAGGCCGTGTGGAAGTGGCCACCGCCACCGACGGCGATGCCATCCGCCTCACCGTGGACGACGACGGAGAGGGCATCCCGCGCGCACACCGCACACGCGTCTTCGAGCGCTTCACGCGCCTCGAGGAGGGACGCAGCCGCGATGGCGGCGGCGCGGGCCTCGGGCTCGCCATGGTTCGCCGCATCGTCGAACTTCACGGGGGCGCGGTGCGCATCGCCAAGAGTCCCCTGGGCGGGGCGCGCGTCGCGGTGTCCCTTCCGGCGACCTGATCTCGAAATAAGCACGTCCGGCCTTCACGGTTCCGAGCCCGTTCCCAAACATGATGGGTGTCATCGAAGCGAAAGGCCAAGACCATGCGAGCTGTTCTTCTCACCGCATTTGGCAACCCCATCGACACGTTGAAATTCACCGAAGTCCCCGAGCCGCCGCCGCCCGGACCGGGCGAAGTCTTGGTCGCCATGCTCTTTGCGCCGCTCGACTTCAGCGATCTCTTGGTGGCACGCGGCATCTATCCGGTCCCCCTCACCTTGCCGAGCGTCATTGGCAACGAGGGTGTCGGGCGTGTGATGGCCGTCGGCCGGGGCGTGACCCACGTCAAAGCCGGAGATCGTGTGCTGGCGCCGCTTCACGGCCTCACGTGGGCGGAACGCGCGCTCTATCCAGCCGATCGTCTGTTTGCACTGCCGGTCGGTGGGGACGCGCGACAATTGGCCATGGCCGGGATCAACCCGCCGACTGCAGCACTTCTTCTGAGCGAATACGTCGATTTGAAGCCGGGCGATTGGGTCGTTCAGAATGCCGCCAACTCGGGCGTGGGCCGCTCGGTGATCGCATTTGCCAAGAAGCGTGGTTTGCACACCATCAACCTGGTTCGCCGTCCGGAACTGGTGCCCGAGCTCCAGGCCGCCGGTGGCGACGTCGTTCTCGTGGACGGTCCCGACGCGCCGGCGTACGTCAAAGGCGCAATTGGAGCAGCATCGCCTCGGCTCGGGCTCGATGCCATTGCCGGCCCGTCCACGCAATCGCTGATACGCCTGCTCGGCCCGGGCGGCACGGCGGTGCTGTATTCGCAACTGAGTCGCGAGCCCGCGGCACTCGATGGCCGCGATCTGATCTTCCGCCGCATCACCGTGCGCGGTTTCTGGCAGGGTGCGCCCGAGTTCGCGGCCAAGCTGCCGGCGGCCATGCGGGAGGGTGCGGAGTTGATCATCGCGGGCCAGATCCAAGTCCCCATCGCCGGAGTTTACCCGCTGTCCGCCATCAAGGAAGCGGTGGCCCACGCCGAACGCGGGGGCAAGGTGCTGCTGCAGCTGCAGGGATAATCACCGCAGATTCGCATCCAGAAACGCAAAGGTGCGCTCGAGCACCGCGCGCGTCTCGTCCGTTGCATCGAGGACTTCGAATGCGTGGTGCGCATGATCGTGGCGCACCACGGTGACGGGCGCCTTCGTGTCTGCGGCAAGCTTTGCAAAGTCGTCGATGCCGCGATTGAGCACGTCCCAGTCGTAACCCGCGCGCACCAGCAGCACGGGCGGCATTTTCGCTCCATCGCGACGAGGCCGGCGAAGCTGCCGCATGGCCGAAAGCCGGTCGATCGCCGCCGCTGGCAGCGGTGGCTCCGTTCCCGTGAGCGATGACTCCGTGACCAGCGGATAGTACGCCACCACGGCGCGCGTGAAGGGCTCGAGGTTCCCGAGTGCGCTGCCCAGGCCATACGCGCCGCCGGCCGAGGCTACCCAAAGTGCCATGCGCGCAGGGTCCACGCCGAGCTCCGGCGCATGGGCGCGCACGTAGCGCACCGCCTCCTCGAGGTTGTCGGCCACGGGCACGACCTCGCTGAAAAGCTTGTTCGGTCCGAAGCCGGTGGCGCTTGCCCCGAGGTTGGGCATCACCGCCACATAGCCTTTCGCCGCGAGGATCTCGGCCATCTCTTGGTAGCCGCGCCAGTTTTTTGCCTCGCGTACGAGCGCCGGGTGCATCTGACCATGCACGAACACGACGGCGGGCCGCGGCGCCGTGCTTTGCGCGGGGCGGTACACATCGAGCTTGAAATCCTGCCCCGCCACCGTGCGGTACGTGCGCTCGGGCAAGCGCTGGAAGGACGACGCCGGCGGCAACGGATACGCCACCGGCAGCCTCGTCATGTAGAAGCCGGGAATCTTGGCTTGCTCCGGCGGCGAAAAGACCAATTGGAGGAATTCCCTTCGATCGCGGAGGGCCACGTCGATGGTCAGCGACTCGTACACGCGCCGCACCTTCGGATCGGGCGTCTTGTCGAAAACGTCTTCACTCGCCGCCGAATCATGTGCGCCGAATTGTTCGAAAATGGGAATATGGCTCTCCTTGAGAAAGCGCTCGTCCTCATTTCCGAATTGGGGCGCCACGAACACCGCCGCCTTGACCCGTGCCAGCACGGCGGCACCATGGCGATCGCCCACGTAGGCCAGGCGATCCGCGTCGACGTTGGGCTGCGAAGCCAGCTTGTCGAGCCCCTTCGAGGCCGCGTCCCCCTCATCGAGCGTCTTCGAGACGATTCCCAACTTGGCCAAGGCCTCGGTCTCGACCTGAGAAGGCCGCTGCTGGAAAAGCACCCCTGGATGTTTCCCGCCATCCTGCGGCGCCATCGGCGTTGCCGGCGGTCCGGAAGTCGCCGAGGCCCCCGTGCAGCCAAAAGAGACCAAAGCGATCCATTGCACCACGAAGCGATAAAGCCGCATGGTGCCACATATTACACTCCGATTTTGCGCGCGAGGTTCGGAAAAAGGCGCAGCGCGTTTCGTTGCTCGATGGCCGCACGCGCCGCGGCATCGAGCCCTGGATCCGCCAAGAAGCGCGCGAGATCGTCCTGCACGACCTCCTCGACGACCTGATGGTAATCCGTCCCAAAGAGGATGTGGCTCGGATCCGCACTGGCGAGCAAGGTGGGCGTCATATGGGAGGACATCGGCCCGGCCGTATCGAAATAGAAGCGGCGCAAATACGTGCGCACCTTTTCCGGATCGATTCCCTCCCCGATGCGGTATCCGTGCGACGTGCGGTCTACGATGTATGGCAAGAAACCGCCACCGTGCGGAAGAATGATGGAAAGATCCGGATGACGATCCAACGTGCCGGATACCATCATTCCAAGCGCACCGCGCGTGGTGTCGAGCATGAAGTCGGCCAGCGAAACCTCGATGTCCGGCGATATTTTGCTATCTCCCGGCAAGGCATCGGGATGGGTCATCACCACCGCACGCCGCGCGTTCAGCGCCGCGAAGATGGGCTCGAAGGTCGGATCACCTAGATACCGATGTCCGAAATGGTTCATCAATTGAAAGCCATCGGCCCCGAGATCCGCCGCACGCGCGAGCTCCTCCAGCGCGAAATCGACATGGGCCAGCGGCAAATAGGCAAAGAAGCCCCACCGCGTGGGATGCCGCCGCGCCATACTCGCCAGCGAGTCGTTTAGAATCCGAACCCCCTCGCGCGCCATGGCAAGGCCGTGATCGGCGGCGTTGGCGTCGAAAAAGATTTCACTCGGCGCCGGCATGGAGGTCACCCCGGCCTGGATGCCCAGTCGGTCCATCACACCGAGGGCGGCGGCCTCGTCCCACGTCATCCAGGGTTCGGTGGCCTGGGGAGGCAATTTGTGATTGTCCTTCATCCATTGCTTCATCTCGGGCGGCAGCGCGTGGTGGTGCGTGTCGATGCGTTTCCCCTTGGTCGGTTCGGGCGGCGGCGGGTTGGGATCCACGTCATCGTCGTTGCAGCCCACCGTAGATCCCAGCGCCGTTCCGGCCGCCGCCATGGTTGCCCCTGCCATCATGGCGCGCAGCATGCCGCGCCGCCCAAGCCTTGATGTATCGTTCTTCATACTCCTGGGCTCCCGGAAGGGGCCCGTCCGTTCAAAAAATATTTTGATTTTCGAACTATCAGAATGTCTAACCACAAAATTTCCAGCGAACTTCGGGCTCAGGTTGCCGTCGCCGTGCAGCGGATGCAGGCCGCTTCGGACACCATGGACGAGGCGGCAGCCTCGGTTCTGCGCATCAACCGCACCGACTTTCGCGCCTGCAGCGTGCTCGCCTACTCAGGGCCCATGAGCGCGAGCGCCCTGGCCGAGGCGACAGGCCTCAGTCGGGGCGCGATGACCACGTCCCTCGATCGACTCGAGAAAGCCGGCTACGTGCGCCGCACTGCGGCGGAGGCGGACCGGCGAAGCATCATCGTCGAGTTGACCAAGAAGACGTTGCGCATCGCCGCCACCATCTGGGGCCCTCTCGCCGTGGAATCGAACGGGCGGCTCGAGCACGTTTCGAAGGAAGACCTCCAGACCATCGTTCACTTCCTCGAGGGCTCGACGCGCCTGTTGGAGTCGCACGCGGAGCGCGTTCGCGGCATGGCCAAACGCCGCGTGGCGCGCAAAGCCGTAGCTCCGTAGCAGGATTGACGCATACATGCGTTGCACGCCAAGGTGCCCACCGTCCGCGATCCGTGTCCCGCGATCCGGAACACCACGAGGAGGGTTGAATGAAGCGTGCATCAGGCATTCGCAAGCTTGGACTGTTGGCCATTGGTGTGACCTTGGCCGGTATTTCGTTGGCCCCCAATGCCAATGCTGATGGTGGTACGTATTACGCGTCCTATCCGACCTACGACGAGTGCCACGATGCAGCCGTGGCAGGACGCCGGGCAGGCGAGTGGTACCGATACTTCTGCCGTGAAGTCCCCGATCACTGGGATCTCTGGGTGAAGTAGTGGCGTGACAATCTCGATTCGAGCGCTATCCTCCCGAACCTACTGTCACCGGTGTCACCCACGGGAACGGGCGCCCCAGAAAGGGGGAGGCCTGGGGAGGAATCATGTGCACGAATCGATGGATCCGAGCGGGATTGGCTTGCAGCATCCTTTCCGTATCGTTCGTTGCGACGGTTGCCGGCACGGCCCAGGCGCAGATTGGCTCGGGGTGGAAATCGGCCACGTACACCAAGAAGATTCATCTCGACGACGAAGACGGCCTGCAAACCTTCAATTGGACCTCGTACAAGTCGGTCTGTAATCCGATATGCGCCGATTACCGCGCATCGGGCAATGCAGAGATATTCCGCATCTTGGACAATCGGTCCAACCGCTCGGAAATACGCCTCTACAACGAAT encodes:
- a CDS encoding MarR family transcriptional regulator yields the protein MSNHKISSELRAQVAVAVQRMQAASDTMDEAAASVLRINRTDFRACSVLAYSGPMSASALAEATGLSRGAMTTSLDRLEKAGYVRRTAAEADRRSIIVELTKKTLRIAATIWGPLAVESNGRLEHVSKEDLQTIVHFLEGSTRLLESHAERVRGMAKRRVARKAVAP
- a CDS encoding DUF3050 domain-containing protein, yielding MAEPDDAYDTLIAALSEERRALLSHPIYEAVRDRTALQRFMEAHVFAVWDFMALLKSLQRRLTCVEVAWAPPRSRVAARLVNEIVLGEESDTLDGGRTMSHFELYVEAMREVGARTAAVESYIQEIVKGTPPVQALDRVAISSTVRSFVEGTLTLALTGEVEEVAASFLLGREDLVPAMFRRLVPSVLETHEAQSLRLYLARHIELDEQEHGPMARRLLCDLCGTDASRWRRAESAARNALVARRRLWDGVLHAVQVLRHPPSTRRMATAEPVTR
- a CDS encoding ATP-binding protein encodes the protein MPAASVRVRVTFAVTALFGLALVLGAWLLVRAVEQTVLRTVEQRQTVHLEALRAQVEHGVPLDALQLPPGPPITQFEVRTPATDSAPARVLGVGPRYFIAQRRLPENDTSTTQLATISPREGRLMLVATSPLDDVRNSVDALKHVLWAAIPALVVAIALGAWWVTGRALSPVRVMTRRVASITGSTLHERLHVSSSGDEIAELARTMNSMLDRLERAAQRQREFVSDASHELRSPVASIRTQLEVALAHPDPARWPAIAHDVLAEDARMEKLVADLLLLARLDESNAVARDEVDLDDLVLEQATRTWRLPVQVHGVQAARLTGDRQQLACVARNLIENAVRHAKGRVEVATATDGDAIRLTVDDDGEGIPRAHRTRVFERFTRLEEGRSRDGGGAGLGLAMVRRIVELHGGAVRIAKSPLGGARVAVSLPAT
- a CDS encoding response regulator transcription factor, which translates into the protein MRILIVEDETRLADALATGLRAEGFSVEVARDGADGLERARDGSYAAIVLDLLLPEKNGYEICEALRAEQIWTPILMLTAKDGEYDEAEALDTGADDFLSKPFSYVVLVARLRALIRRGSVARPAKLSVGDLTLDPATREVRRGNDPITLTPREFALVEALMRRGGHVITKQQLLADVWGEEFGGDPNLVEVYVRYVRRKVDEPFGRRTLQTVRGVGYRMVADP
- a CDS encoding zinc-dependent alcohol dehydrogenase family protein; translation: MRAVLLTAFGNPIDTLKFTEVPEPPPPGPGEVLVAMLFAPLDFSDLLVARGIYPVPLTLPSVIGNEGVGRVMAVGRGVTHVKAGDRVLAPLHGLTWAERALYPADRLFALPVGGDARQLAMAGINPPTAALLLSEYVDLKPGDWVVQNAANSGVGRSVIAFAKKRGLHTINLVRRPELVPELQAAGGDVVLVDGPDAPAYVKGAIGAASPRLGLDAIAGPSTQSLIRLLGPGGTAVLYSQLSREPAALDGRDLIFRRITVRGFWQGAPEFAAKLPAAMREGAELIIAGQIQVPIAGVYPLSAIKEAVAHAERGGKVLLQLQG
- a CDS encoding amidohydrolase, giving the protein MMAGATMAAAGTALGSTVGCNDDDVDPNPPPPEPTKGKRIDTHHHALPPEMKQWMKDNHKLPPQATEPWMTWDEAAALGVMDRLGIQAGVTSMPAPSEIFFDANAADHGLAMAREGVRILNDSLASMARRHPTRWGFFAYLPLAHVDFALEELARAADLGADGFQLMNHFGHRYLGDPTFEPIFAALNARRAVVMTHPDALPGDSKISPDIEVSLADFMLDTTRGALGMMVSGTLDRHPDLSIILPHGGGFLPYIVDRTSHGYRIGEGIDPEKVRTYLRRFYFDTAGPMSSHMTPTLLASADPSHILFGTDYHQVVEEVVQDDLARFLADPGLDAAARAAIEQRNALRLFPNLARKIGV
- a CDS encoding alpha/beta hydrolase; this translates as MRLYRFVVQWIALVSFGCTGASATSGPPATPMAPQDGGKHPGVLFQQRPSQVETEALAKLGIVSKTLDEGDAASKGLDKLASQPNVDADRLAYVGDRHGAAVLARVKAAVFVAPQFGNEDERFLKESHIPIFEQFGAHDSAASEDVFDKTPDPKVRRVYESLTIDVALRDRREFLQLVFSPPEQAKIPGFYMTRLPVAYPLPPASSFQRLPERTYRTVAGQDFKLDVYRPAQSTAPRPAVVFVHGQMHPALVREAKNWRGYQEMAEILAAKGYVAVMPNLGASATGFGPNKLFSEVVPVADNLEEAVRYVRAHAPELGVDPARMALWVASAGGAYGLGSALGNLEPFTRAVVAYYPLVTESSLTGTEPPLPAAAIDRLSAMRQLRRPRRDGAKMPPVLLVRAGYDWDVLNRGIDDFAKLAADTKAPVTVVRHDHAHHAFEVLDATDETRAVLERTFAFLDANLR